A stretch of the Nitratireductor thuwali genome encodes the following:
- a CDS encoding sugar-binding transcriptional regulator, translating to MAYRPADQIVHKAAWLYYTHGLRQDEVAQRLNISRASVALYLRRAREAGIVNISTSTHLFRNDMMARQVEDLLGLETVWLAGEEGLTASPADEIPTLAANVFVEMVRNGDRVGVAWGRTVYAIADAMNYADREGVSVVELCGNLGSPYSYRPDQCTMEIARRLNARGLNFYAPLVLGSKELAAALREEPVIREQLDLVSQCDLALFTVGALDADSHVIKCGALSLEELAELKALGATGVIAGQLIDADGRLIDCDYNKRMISADFDAFRAIPRRLMVVQEDEKFEPLRAAIKGGFFTHLIITAPMARRLLKTFGTASRPNVEAGAPA from the coding sequence ATGGCTTATCGACCGGCTGACCAGATCGTGCACAAGGCGGCGTGGCTTTACTACACGCACGGTTTGCGCCAGGACGAAGTCGCGCAGCGGCTGAACATCTCGCGCGCCTCGGTGGCGCTTTACCTGCGCCGCGCGCGCGAGGCGGGTATCGTCAACATCTCCACCTCCACGCATCTGTTCCGAAACGACATGATGGCCCGGCAGGTCGAGGATCTGTTGGGGCTCGAAACGGTGTGGCTTGCCGGCGAGGAAGGCCTGACGGCCAGCCCCGCCGACGAAATCCCCACCCTTGCTGCCAATGTGTTCGTGGAGATGGTGCGCAATGGCGACCGCGTCGGCGTTGCCTGGGGACGCACCGTCTACGCCATTGCCGACGCGATGAACTATGCAGACCGCGAAGGCGTGAGCGTGGTGGAGCTGTGCGGCAATCTCGGATCGCCCTATTCCTACCGGCCCGACCAGTGCACGATGGAGATCGCCCGCAGGCTGAACGCGCGGGGGCTCAATTTCTATGCGCCTTTGGTGCTGGGCTCGAAGGAGCTGGCGGCCGCGCTCCGCGAGGAACCGGTGATCCGCGAGCAGCTTGACCTCGTCAGCCAGTGCGACTTGGCGCTGTTCACCGTGGGAGCGCTGGACGCCGACAGCCATGTCATCAAATGTGGCGCGCTGAGCCTTGAGGAACTGGCGGAACTGAAGGCGCTGGGCGCCACGGGCGTGATCGCGGGCCAACTCATCGATGCGGACGGCCGGCTCATCGACTGCGATTACAACAAGCGCATGATCTCGGCGGATTTCGACGCCTTCCGGGCGATCCCGCGCCGCCTGATGGTGGTGCAGGAAGACGAGAAGTTCGAGCCGCTGCGGGCGGCGATCAAGGGCGGGTTCTTCACCCATCTCATCATCACCGCGCCGATGGCCAGGCGGCTACTGAAGACGTTCGGCACGGCCTCCCGCCCGAATGTGGAGGCCGGCGCGCCGGCCTGA
- a CDS encoding YMGG-like glycine zipper-containing protein has product MKKLILLVPFVLALGACTPTQQGAAVGGAGGAAIGALAAGDKVEGAIVGGAVGTIAGALIGRASEGANQCVYRDEYGRRYTAACPRGY; this is encoded by the coding sequence ATGAAAAAGCTTATTCTTCTGGTGCCGTTCGTGCTCGCCCTCGGCGCATGCACGCCCACACAGCAAGGCGCAGCGGTCGGCGGCGCAGGCGGCGCGGCGATTGGCGCGCTGGCTGCCGGCGACAAGGTGGAAGGCGCCATTGTCGGCGGCGCCGTCGGCACGATCGCAGGTGCGTTGATTGGCAGGGCGTCGGAAGGTGCCAACCAGTGCGTCTACCGCGACGAATATGGCCGCCGCTATACAGCAGCGTGCCCGCGCGGCTACTGA
- a CDS encoding BCCT family transporter, protein MSDTSVQDEHGLEPGQDNVRFLGLDVHNPVFFVSAVVIVAFVILSLIFREVAGEALNGLRVWLTSTFDWLFMIAANLFVIFCLVVAVSPYGKVRLGGKDAVAEYSYAGWFAMLFAAGMGIGLMFFGVLEPMYHFNNPPLGVAAPLADGELVEGAVAQAREMGMAATIFHWGLHPWAIYALVALALSLASYNKGLPLSIRSAFYPVFGESIRGWVGHVIDIMAVFATLFGLATSLGFGASQALAGLNELYGVPDTDTMKVLLILGITAIALVSVVAGLEAGVKRLSEINMVLAILLLLFVIILGPTLAIVTGFFSNTWAYVKNLPALSNWIGREDPGFMHGWTTFYWAWWISWSPFVGMFIARVSKGRTVREFITCVLIIPTLVSILWMTTFGGTALNQFLTEGYTGVQETVVAYVPELSLFAMLADLPLAGITSLIGIILVIIFFVTSSDSGSLVIDTITAGGKIDAPVAQRVFWAIFEGLVAIVLLLGGGLSALQAGSIATGFPFAILLMLMVYATWKALATEER, encoded by the coding sequence ATGTCCGACACTTCCGTCCAGGACGAGCACGGCCTCGAACCGGGACAGGACAACGTCCGTTTCCTGGGGCTCGACGTACACAACCCGGTTTTTTTCGTTTCAGCCGTTGTGATCGTGGCGTTCGTTATCCTGTCCCTCATTTTCCGTGAGGTGGCTGGCGAGGCGCTGAACGGCCTGCGGGTCTGGCTGACCTCGACATTCGACTGGTTGTTCATGATCGCGGCCAACCTGTTCGTGATCTTCTGCCTGGTCGTGGCGGTCTCGCCCTATGGGAAGGTGCGCCTTGGCGGCAAGGATGCGGTCGCCGAATACTCCTACGCCGGCTGGTTCGCCATGCTGTTCGCCGCCGGCATGGGCATCGGCCTGATGTTCTTCGGCGTGCTGGAGCCGATGTACCACTTCAACAATCCGCCGCTGGGCGTGGCCGCGCCGCTGGCCGATGGCGAACTGGTCGAGGGCGCCGTTGCCCAGGCCCGCGAAATGGGCATGGCCGCGACCATCTTTCACTGGGGCCTTCATCCCTGGGCGATCTACGCTTTGGTGGCGCTCGCCCTTTCGCTGGCGAGCTACAACAAGGGTCTTCCGCTCTCCATCCGTTCCGCCTTCTATCCCGTCTTCGGCGAAAGCATACGCGGATGGGTCGGGCATGTGATCGACATCATGGCCGTCTTCGCCACGCTTTTCGGCCTCGCGACGTCGCTTGGCTTCGGCGCATCGCAGGCGCTTGCCGGCCTCAACGAGCTTTACGGCGTGCCCGACACCGACACGATGAAGGTCCTGCTCATTCTGGGCATCACCGCCATCGCGCTCGTTTCGGTCGTGGCCGGGCTCGAAGCCGGCGTCAAGCGGCTGTCGGAGATCAACATGGTTCTGGCAATCCTGCTTCTGTTGTTCGTCATCATTCTGGGACCGACCCTGGCCATCGTCACTGGCTTCTTCTCCAACACCTGGGCCTATGTGAAGAACCTGCCGGCGCTGTCTAACTGGATCGGGCGTGAAGATCCCGGCTTCATGCACGGCTGGACGACCTTCTACTGGGCCTGGTGGATTTCCTGGTCGCCTTTCGTGGGCATGTTCATCGCCCGCGTCTCCAAGGGGCGCACGGTGCGCGAATTCATCACCTGCGTGCTCATCATCCCGACGCTGGTCTCCATCCTGTGGATGACCACCTTCGGCGGCACGGCGCTGAACCAGTTCCTGACGGAGGGCTACACCGGCGTTCAGGAGACGGTGGTCGCCTATGTGCCGGAACTGTCGCTCTTCGCGATGCTGGCCGACCTGCCGCTGGCCGGCATCACCTCGCTGATCGGCATTATCCTGGTGATCATCTTCTTCGTCACCTCGTCGGACTCCGGCTCGCTGGTCATCGACACCATCACCGCCGGCGGCAAGATAGACGCTCCGGTGGCGCAGCGCGTGTTCTGGGCCATCTTCGAGGGTCTGGTAGCCATTGTGCTGCTGCTGGGCGGAGGGCTCTCCGCCCTTCAGGCCGGCTCCATCGCGACCGGTTTCCCGTTCGCCATCCTGCTGATGCTGATGGTCTACGCCACCTGGAAGGCGCTGGCGACGGAAGAACGGTAG
- the sbmA gene encoding peptide antibiotic transporter SbmA has protein sequence MFVSFFPRPRLFFASFVVWSLFCIFLWYGFANDLGRTLGLGQFFGYGFPELLQGDAGEAAQAANADVEANAVGFWFYQYFITAILIFVGFWMWFSPHPWARWSVGGSALILFVNWFLVQLDVMINSWFGVFYDMIQSALGTPGSVEAGDFYWQFIVFLRIALLYVFFGTLFRFFVSHFIFRWRTAMNSYYMAQWQKLRHIEGAAQRVQEDTMRFASIAEGLGISLVDSLMTLIAFLPLLWALSAHIEELPIIGEVSQGLVFVAIIWSIIGTALVAVAGIRLPGLEFRNQRVEAAYRKELVYGEDRADRAAPPTVRELFENVRRNYFRLYLNYMYFNLVRIFYLQLGVLVPYFALAPSILTGVITLGVMQQITRAFGRVESSFQYLVNSWTTIVELMSIYKRLKAFEATIRGEPLPEIDLEYMQRERAGTTPEDQPAA, from the coding sequence ATGTTCGTATCCTTCTTTCCACGGCCGCGCCTGTTCTTCGCGAGTTTCGTCGTCTGGTCCTTGTTCTGCATCTTCCTATGGTACGGCTTCGCCAACGACCTCGGCCGGACGCTCGGGCTCGGCCAGTTCTTCGGCTATGGCTTTCCCGAGCTGCTTCAAGGCGATGCCGGCGAGGCGGCGCAAGCCGCCAATGCCGATGTCGAAGCGAATGCGGTCGGCTTCTGGTTTTATCAATACTTCATCACCGCCATCCTTATCTTCGTCGGATTCTGGATGTGGTTTTCTCCGCATCCGTGGGCGCGATGGTCGGTCGGCGGCTCAGCCCTCATCCTTTTCGTCAACTGGTTCCTCGTCCAGCTCGACGTGATGATCAACAGCTGGTTCGGCGTCTTCTACGACATGATACAGAGCGCGCTCGGCACGCCCGGCTCCGTGGAAGCCGGCGACTTCTACTGGCAGTTCATCGTCTTCCTGCGCATCGCGCTGCTCTACGTCTTCTTCGGCACGTTGTTCCGGTTCTTCGTCAGCCACTTCATCTTCCGTTGGCGCACCGCGATGAACAGCTACTACATGGCGCAATGGCAGAAGCTGCGTCACATCGAGGGCGCGGCCCAGCGCGTGCAGGAAGACACGATGCGATTTGCCTCCATCGCCGAGGGATTGGGCATCAGCCTGGTCGACTCGCTGATGACGCTGATCGCCTTCCTTCCGCTTCTGTGGGCCCTTTCCGCGCATATCGAGGAACTTCCGATCATCGGCGAAGTGAGCCAGGGGCTCGTCTTCGTGGCCATCATCTGGTCGATCATAGGCACGGCGCTGGTGGCGGTGGCGGGCATCCGCCTTCCGGGTCTGGAGTTCCGCAACCAGCGCGTTGAGGCGGCATACCGCAAGGAACTCGTCTATGGCGAAGACAGAGCCGACCGCGCCGCCCCGCCCACGGTGCGCGAACTGTTCGAAAATGTGCGCAGGAACTATTTCCGCCTCTATCTCAACTATATGTATTTCAACCTGGTGCGCATCTTCTATCTGCAGCTTGGCGTTCTGGTTCCCTATTTCGCGCTCGCACCCTCGATCCTTACCGGCGTGATCACGCTCGGCGTCATGCAGCAGATCACCCGCGCCTTCGGGCGCGTCGAAAGCTCCTTCCAGTACCTCGTCAATTCGTGGACGACCATTGTCGAACTGATGTCGATCTATAAGCGTCTGAAGGCCTTCGAGGCGACGATCAGGGGCGAACCGTTGCCGGAGATCGATCTCGAGTACATGCAGCGCGAGCGGGCCGGCACGACGCCGGAGGACCAGCCCGCCGCGTGA